One part of the Streptomyces sp. NBC_00286 genome encodes these proteins:
- a CDS encoding thiamine pyrophosphate-dependent dehydrogenase E1 component subunit alpha, which produces MAQRASSTSSASSTARPSRARKKSADPAANQASAQVVRDLHERMVRIRLFETEAGKLMEAGKLPGFLHLYVGQEAVAAGVMAALRDDDQITSTHRGHGHAVAKGVSFRHMYAELYGRVTGACLGRGGSMHINDLTLGMLGANGIVGAGIPIAVGAAFAAHYKGEDSIAVSFFGDGATNIGTFHEAANMAAVLRLPVLFICENNGYAEFTPQSKHMLITDVADRAAAYGMPSVIVDGMDAAAVHQAAAEAVARARAGEGPMMIEAKTYRFYDHQGVKGLRHPYRSDEEVAEWKARDPIDLLEARALADGTATRAELDDTWQRTRDDIADAIAYAEASPLPDTADLLLNVYSG; this is translated from the coding sequence ATGGCTCAACGGGCCTCAAGCACATCAAGCGCATCAAGCACAGCCAGGCCATCAAGGGCCCGGAAGAAGTCGGCCGATCCGGCCGCGAACCAGGCATCCGCGCAGGTCGTCAGGGACCTGCACGAGCGCATGGTGCGCATCCGGCTGTTCGAGACCGAGGCGGGCAAGCTCATGGAAGCCGGCAAGCTGCCGGGCTTCCTCCACCTGTACGTCGGCCAGGAAGCCGTGGCCGCGGGCGTGATGGCGGCACTGCGCGACGACGACCAGATCACCTCCACCCACCGCGGACACGGGCACGCCGTGGCCAAGGGCGTCAGCTTCCGGCACATGTACGCCGAGCTGTACGGCCGGGTCACCGGAGCCTGCCTCGGACGCGGCGGCAGCATGCACATCAACGACCTCACCCTCGGCATGCTCGGCGCCAACGGCATCGTCGGCGCGGGCATCCCGATCGCCGTCGGCGCCGCCTTCGCCGCCCACTACAAGGGCGAGGACAGCATCGCCGTCTCCTTCTTCGGCGACGGCGCGACCAACATCGGCACCTTCCACGAGGCCGCCAACATGGCCGCCGTACTGCGCCTGCCGGTGCTGTTCATCTGCGAGAACAACGGCTACGCCGAGTTCACCCCCCAGTCGAAGCACATGCTGATCACAGACGTCGCCGACCGGGCGGCGGCTTACGGCATGCCCAGCGTGATCGTCGACGGCATGGACGCGGCCGCCGTCCACCAGGCCGCCGCCGAGGCCGTCGCACGCGCCCGGGCAGGCGAGGGTCCGATGATGATCGAGGCCAAGACCTACCGCTTCTACGACCATCAGGGCGTCAAGGGACTGCGCCACCCCTACCGCTCGGACGAGGAGGTCGCCGAGTGGAAGGCCCGCGACCCGATCGACCTGCTGGAAGCCCGCGCCCTCGCCGACGGCACCGCCACCCGCGCGGAGCTGGACGACACCTGGCAGCGCACCCGGGACGACATCGCCGACGCCATCGCGTACGCCGAGGCCAGC